From a region of the Actinomycetes bacterium genome:
- a CDS encoding RNA methyltransferase has translation MTAGTGPRSPHQRVTAARRLLKRSFRERDRAFLAEGPQAVREALAPESASGVRELFVSPDAEARNPELVRTAEGRGIPVHRLGADMLAGLSQTVTPQGIVAVCDLLDVPLAQALAAQPRLVAVLAQVRDPGNAGTVVRAADAAGADAVVLTSASVDPYNGKCVRASAGCLFHLPLVAGVAVEEVVAGLRAAGLQVLAADSAGSRDLDEAADDGLLTAPTAWIFGNEAWGLPPEVAALADHIVRVPIHGRAESLNLATAAAVCLYASARAQRRPQPDPTA, from the coding sequence ATGACGGCCGGCACCGGGCCGCGGTCCCCGCACCAGCGGGTGACCGCGGCCCGTCGGCTTCTCAAGCGCTCCTTCCGGGAGCGGGACCGCGCGTTCCTCGCCGAGGGTCCGCAGGCGGTCCGTGAGGCGCTCGCGCCGGAGTCGGCTTCCGGCGTGCGTGAGCTGTTCGTCAGCCCGGACGCCGAGGCGCGCAACCCCGAGCTGGTCCGCACCGCCGAGGGCCGCGGCATCCCGGTGCACCGGCTGGGCGCCGACATGCTGGCCGGGCTCAGCCAGACGGTGACCCCGCAGGGCATCGTGGCGGTGTGCGACCTGCTCGACGTGCCGCTCGCCCAGGCGCTCGCCGCCCAGCCGCGGTTGGTGGCGGTGCTGGCCCAGGTCCGTGACCCGGGAAACGCGGGCACCGTGGTGCGCGCGGCGGACGCGGCCGGAGCCGACGCTGTCGTCCTCACCTCGGCGAGCGTGGACCCCTACAACGGCAAGTGCGTGCGTGCCTCGGCCGGCTGCCTGTTCCACCTGCCGCTGGTGGCCGGCGTCGCGGTCGAGGAGGTCGTCGCCGGGCTGCGCGCGGCGGGCCTGCAGGTACTGGCCGCCGACAGCGCCGGCAGCCGTGACCTCGATGAGGCCGCGGACGACGGCCTGCTCACCGCCCCCACCGCCTGGATCTTCGGCAACGAGGCATGGGGCCTCCCACCCGAGGTGGCGGCGCTCGCCGACCACATCGTGCGCGTGCCCATCCACGGCCGCGCCGAGAGCCTCAACCTGGCCACCGCCGCTGCGGTCTGCTTGTACGCCTCGGCCCGCGCGCAGCGCCGGCCGCAACCGGATCCCACCGCCTGA
- the rplT gene encoding 50S ribosomal protein L20 codes for MARVKRAVNAQKKRRDMLERASGYRGQRSRLYRKAKEQVTHSMVYSYRDRKKRKGDFRQLWITRINAAARANDMTYNRFIQGLKAADVEVDRRMLAELAVNDAAAFSTLVEVARAALPADRNAPAA; via the coding sequence GTGGCACGCGTGAAGAGGGCGGTCAACGCCCAGAAGAAGCGCCGGGACATGCTCGAGCGCGCAAGCGGGTACCGCGGTCAGCGGTCCCGCCTGTACCGCAAGGCCAAGGAGCAGGTCACCCACTCCATGGTCTACAGCTACCGCGACCGGAAGAAGCGCAAGGGCGACTTCCGGCAGCTGTGGATCACCCGCATCAACGCGGCGGCCCGCGCGAACGACATGACGTACAACCGGTTCATCCAGGGTCTGAAGGCGGCCGACGTCGAGGTCGACCGGCGGATGCTGGCCGAGCTCGCGGTCAACGACGCCGCGGCGTTCAGCACCCTCGTCGAGGTGGCGCGCGCTGCGCTGCCGGCCGACCGGAACGCTCCGGCAGCCTGA
- the rpmI gene encoding 50S ribosomal protein L35 yields MPKNKTHSGTKKRFRITGSGKVMREQANRRHLLEGKGSDRTRRLAADVVTAPADVKKVKRLLGR; encoded by the coding sequence ATGCCGAAGAACAAGACCCACAGCGGGACCAAGAAGCGGTTCCGGATCACCGGCTCCGGCAAGGTCATGCGCGAGCAGGCGAACCGGCGGCACCTGCTTGAGGGCAAGGGCTCCGACCGCACCCGTCGGCTGGCAGCCGACGTCGTCACGGCTCCGGCCGATGTCAAGAAGGTCAAGCGCCTGCTCGGGCGCTGA
- the infC gene encoding translation initiation factor IF-3 produces the protein MSVEPRINDRIRVPEVRLVGPNGEQVGIVRIEDALRLAQESDLDLVEVAPMAKPPVCKLMDFGKFKYESAMKAREDRKKQVNTVIKEMKLRPKIDPHDYETKKGHVVRFLKAGDKVKITIMFRGREQSRPELGFRLLQRLAEDVSDLGFVESSPKQDGRNMVMVLGPVRKKAEAQAEARRDAERRRRGDAEPDGSVDDLVDETPASATEN, from the coding sequence ATCAGCGTCGAGCCCCGCATCAACGACCGGATCCGCGTTCCCGAGGTCCGGCTCGTGGGTCCGAACGGCGAGCAGGTTGGCATCGTGCGCATCGAGGATGCGCTGCGACTGGCCCAGGAGTCCGACCTCGACCTGGTCGAGGTGGCCCCCATGGCCAAGCCGCCGGTCTGCAAGCTCATGGACTTCGGCAAGTTCAAGTACGAGTCGGCCATGAAGGCCCGTGAGGACCGCAAGAAGCAGGTCAACACGGTCATCAAGGAGATGAAGCTCCGGCCCAAGATCGACCCGCACGACTACGAGACCAAGAAGGGTCACGTCGTCCGGTTCCTCAAGGCCGGGGACAAAGTCAAGATCACCATCATGTTCCGCGGACGCGAGCAGTCCCGCCCCGAGCTGGGGTTCCGGCTGCTGCAGCGGCTGGCGGAGGACGTCTCGGACCTCGGGTTCGTGGAGTCCTCGCCGAAACAGGACGGCCGCAACATGGTGATGGTCCTGGGGCCGGTCCGGAAGAAGGCCGAGGCGCAGGCGGAGGCCCGGCGGGACGCCGAGCGGCGCCGGCGCGGCGACGCCGAGCCGGACGGGTCGGTCGACGACCTGGTCGACGAGACCCCCGCGAGCGCCACCGAGAACTGA
- a CDS encoding DUF1844 domain-containing protein, which produces MSTEDPNGYTDAARDIAEVPAAEVVSAAALHLMSAAAVQCGLSVPDDPGGAPPADLAEARILIDALAGLVTAAAPHLGHHHAAPLRDGLRSLQLAFREASPYPDQPGDGPGEKLTGPVYR; this is translated from the coding sequence ATGAGCACCGAGGATCCGAACGGGTACACCGACGCCGCCCGCGACATCGCCGAGGTGCCGGCCGCCGAGGTGGTCTCCGCCGCCGCCCTGCACCTGATGAGCGCAGCCGCCGTCCAGTGCGGGCTGTCCGTTCCGGACGACCCGGGTGGCGCGCCGCCCGCGGACCTGGCCGAGGCCCGGATCCTCATCGACGCCCTCGCCGGCCTGGTCACCGCGGCCGCACCGCACCTCGGCCACCACCACGCGGCCCCACTGCGAGACGGCCTGCGTAGCCTGCAGCTGGCCTTCCGCGAGGCCTCCCCCTACCCCGACCAGCCCGGTGACGGGCCCGGCGAGAAGCTCACCGGGCCCGTCTACCGTTGA
- a CDS encoding MIP family channel protein has translation MARRLTAEFIGTFALVFLAVGAAVTGIKSAGPLSVALAFGLVLTFAVYAFGPVSGCHVNPAVTIGMVIARKMPLSEAVPYWVVQLVGATAAAALLKLATTSFDVTDETGALGTNGYGAGHGINMAGAFVVETVLTLLFVLVILLVTDKAATAGMAGLAIGTTLAVVHLVGIPLTGTSVNPARSFGPALFEGGTALSQLWLFILAPLVGGVLAALVYQVARKDPAA, from the coding sequence ATGGCCAGGAGGCTCACTGCCGAGTTCATCGGAACCTTTGCCCTGGTGTTCCTCGCCGTCGGCGCGGCGGTCACCGGCATCAAGTCCGCCGGGCCGCTGTCCGTTGCCCTCGCCTTCGGCTTGGTCCTCACCTTCGCTGTGTACGCATTCGGGCCGGTGTCCGGCTGCCATGTCAACCCGGCCGTCACCATCGGCATGGTGATTGCGCGCAAGATGCCGCTGTCGGAGGCGGTGCCGTACTGGGTGGTCCAGCTGGTGGGGGCGACCGCCGCGGCCGCCCTGCTCAAGCTGGCGACCACCAGCTTCGACGTCACGGATGAGACCGGGGCGCTGGGCACCAATGGCTACGGGGCGGGCCACGGGATCAACATGGCCGGCGCGTTCGTCGTCGAGACCGTGCTGACCCTGCTGTTCGTCCTGGTCATCCTGCTGGTGACCGACAAGGCCGCCACGGCGGGCATGGCCGGGCTCGCGATCGGCACAACGCTCGCGGTCGTGCACCTCGTCGGCATCCCGTTGACCGGGACCTCGGTCAACCCGGCCCGCTCCTTCGGTCCGGCGCTGTTCGAGGGCGGCACCGCGCTGTCCCAGCTGTGGCTGTTCATCCTGGCGCCGCTGGTGGGCGGGGTGCTGGCCGCGCTGGTCTACCAGGTGGCGCGCAAGGACCCCGCGGCCTGA
- a CDS encoding SseB family protein → MTGRPLPPSSPFGADDGSAAPAVLAALTAVAEGRAGADTVVAALRDARLLAPVVARLDEADTDATGRTVEKVAHLATVTMTSPDGRRGVPVFTSLAALAEWDPDARPFPLRAVDAARGVFDEGGDALLVDPASPHRVALTGSLLLALAEDRPWLPPSADPVVAAAVAAAVEGLPGLASVSVGPADDADLLVTVVPKRSADGLGLAQAVAARLADVPVLRARLDRGLDLAVADVAC, encoded by the coding sequence GTGACCGGTCGCCCGCTGCCGCCGTCGTCGCCGTTCGGTGCGGACGACGGATCGGCCGCGCCCGCGGTGCTGGCCGCGCTGACGGCGGTGGCCGAGGGCCGGGCCGGGGCGGACACCGTGGTGGCCGCGCTGCGCGACGCGCGGCTGCTGGCCCCGGTGGTGGCCCGGCTGGACGAGGCCGACACCGACGCGACCGGGCGCACCGTGGAGAAGGTCGCGCACCTGGCCACCGTCACGATGACCTCGCCGGACGGCCGGCGCGGCGTCCCGGTGTTCACCTCGCTGGCGGCCCTGGCTGAGTGGGACCCGGACGCGCGCCCGTTCCCGCTCCGCGCGGTGGACGCCGCCCGGGGGGTGTTCGACGAGGGCGGTGACGCGCTGCTAGTCGACCCGGCCAGCCCGCACCGGGTGGCGCTCACCGGGTCGCTGCTGCTGGCGCTGGCCGAGGACCGGCCGTGGCTGCCGCCGTCCGCCGACCCGGTCGTGGCTGCGGCGGTCGCCGCGGCAGTCGAGGGGCTGCCCGGGCTGGCGAGCGTCTCCGTCGGCCCGGCGGACGACGCGGACCTGCTGGTCACCGTGGTGCCGAAGCGGTCCGCCGACGGGCTCGGGCTCGCGCAGGCCGTGGCCGCCCGCCTCGCCGACGTGCCGGTGCTGCGGGCCCGGCTGGACCGCGGCCTCGACCTGGCCGTGGCAGACGTGGCGTGCTGA
- a CDS encoding MFS transporter, whose amino-acid sequence MGSQAATGEGTTAGAMRPGLLLAALLLVALNLRAALASIPPLVPAIEADLGLSGAAAGALTTLPVLCMGLFAPPAHRMAQRFGREAAIVVALVLLLAGFALRLAGSFAPALFLAVLLGGIGIAVAGTVLPGVVKEFFPERSGTVTGFYLAAMMVGATAASALAVPLAAALGSWQASIASWGILAVVALAAWLPVLRKVNEREGEEAETATHGLPWRSRTAWLVAAYLTANSVLFYSLLAWIAPAYESFGWTGERSGLLLAEFSVVQLLSALTIPIAADRMPDRRPLFGLVVGMAVVGLVVVTWVPMGAPWVWIAILGYGLGGGFTLGLALLVDYAPDPSQSAGLSAMAFLVSYTIAAAGPLLLGALRDATGGFRVPFLLLLVTGVLQLGLVTRLRPGRSVA is encoded by the coding sequence GTGGGCAGCCAGGCAGCAACGGGAGAGGGCACCACCGCCGGCGCGATGCGCCCCGGCCTGCTGCTGGCCGCACTGCTGCTGGTCGCACTCAACCTCCGCGCGGCGCTCGCGTCGATCCCGCCGCTGGTCCCGGCCATCGAGGCGGACCTCGGTCTGAGCGGCGCCGCCGCCGGCGCGCTCACGACGCTGCCGGTGCTGTGCATGGGGCTGTTCGCGCCGCCCGCGCACCGGATGGCCCAGCGGTTCGGCCGGGAGGCGGCCATCGTGGTGGCGCTCGTGCTGCTGCTGGCCGGTTTCGCGCTGCGGCTCGCGGGGTCGTTCGCGCCCGCACTGTTCCTCGCGGTGCTGCTCGGCGGGATCGGGATCGCGGTGGCCGGCACCGTGCTGCCGGGCGTCGTCAAGGAGTTCTTCCCCGAGCGGTCCGGCACCGTCACCGGGTTCTACCTGGCCGCCATGATGGTCGGTGCCACCGCGGCGTCGGCGCTCGCGGTGCCGCTGGCCGCGGCGCTGGGCTCGTGGCAGGCCTCGATCGCCTCGTGGGGGATCCTCGCCGTGGTCGCGCTGGCGGCCTGGCTGCCGGTGCTGCGCAAGGTCAACGAGCGCGAGGGCGAGGAGGCCGAGACCGCCACCCATGGGCTGCCCTGGCGCAGCCGCACCGCCTGGCTGGTGGCCGCCTACCTCACCGCGAACTCGGTGCTGTTCTACTCGCTGCTGGCCTGGATCGCCCCGGCCTACGAGTCGTTCGGCTGGACCGGCGAGCGGTCCGGGCTGCTGCTCGCCGAGTTCAGCGTGGTGCAGCTGCTGTCGGCGCTGACCATCCCGATCGCCGCCGACCGGATGCCGGACCGCCGTCCGCTGTTCGGGCTGGTCGTCGGGATGGCCGTCGTCGGGCTGGTGGTCGTCACCTGGGTGCCGATGGGGGCGCCGTGGGTCTGGATCGCGATCCTCGGCTACGGGCTCGGCGGCGGGTTCACCCTCGGCTTGGCCCTGCTCGTCGACTATGCGCCCGACCCCAGCCAGTCGGCCGGGCTGTCCGCGATGGCCTTCCTGGTCTCCTACACGATCGCCGCGGCCGGACCGCTCCTGCTCGGTGCGCTGCGCGACGCCACCGGCGGCTTCCGGGTGCCGTTCCTGCTGCTGCTGGTGACCGGCGTCCTCCAGCTGGGCCTGGTCACCCGGTTGAGGCCGGGCCGCTCGGTGGCCTGA
- a CDS encoding NTP transferase domain-containing protein, translating into MSVAGVLLAAGEGSRFGGPKAVAELDGERLVDRAVRVLRLGGCDPVVVVLGAAVVEVPGADQVVVNPEWASGMGSSLSAGLAALSDTVDAAAVTLVDQPGLLPAAVRRVLAAGGDDPAAVLAVATYGGQRAHPVLLGRGHWAGVAELAVGDVGARPYLAAHPADVVEVACDDAGDATDADTPEELAGHGILRRIGAGAGSAGGALGAGMAEFGAFFGGASARAAVEERQAEAFRRDEQGEGEPMDVDLDRGVVRIRPPSGPASTG; encoded by the coding sequence GTGAGCGTCGCCGGGGTGCTGCTCGCGGCGGGGGAGGGCAGCCGGTTCGGCGGACCCAAGGCGGTCGCCGAGCTGGACGGCGAGCGGCTGGTCGACCGGGCGGTGCGGGTGCTGCGCCTCGGCGGGTGCGATCCCGTGGTCGTCGTCCTCGGAGCGGCGGTCGTCGAGGTACCCGGGGCTGACCAGGTGGTGGTGAACCCGGAGTGGGCGAGCGGGATGGGGTCGTCGCTGAGCGCCGGGCTGGCCGCGCTGTCGGACACCGTGGACGCCGCGGCGGTCACGCTCGTGGACCAGCCGGGCCTGCTGCCGGCCGCCGTGCGCCGGGTGCTGGCAGCCGGGGGTGACGACCCGGCTGCGGTGCTCGCGGTCGCGACGTACGGCGGGCAGCGGGCGCACCCGGTGCTGCTCGGCCGAGGGCACTGGGCCGGGGTGGCCGAGCTGGCGGTGGGGGACGTGGGAGCGCGGCCCTACCTGGCCGCGCATCCGGCCGACGTCGTGGAGGTCGCCTGCGACGACGCCGGCGACGCCACCGACGCGGACACCCCCGAGGAGCTCGCGGGGCACGGCATCCTGCGCCGGATCGGCGCCGGGGCCGGGTCGGCCGGGGGCGCGCTGGGCGCGGGGATGGCCGAGTTCGGGGCGTTCTTCGGCGGTGCGTCCGCGCGGGCCGCCGTCGAGGAGCGGCAGGCCGAGGCGTTCCGGCGGGACGAACAGGGTGAGGGCGAGCCGATGGACGTCGACCTGGACCGCGGAGTGGTCCGGATCAGGCCACCGAGCGGCCCGGCCTCAACCGGGTGA
- a CDS encoding XdhC family protein, giving the protein MREVIADIRRLYDEGGSFGLATVVRTWKSAPRPAGASMAVSASGEAVGSVSGGCVEGAVYDLAQEVMASGRPVLQRYGVSDDDAFAVGLTCGGILDVFVEAVSERTWPQLPAVIASIERREPVAVATIVDGPGRLGAKRVVWPDRASGELGSQRLEHAVTDDVRGMLESGRTGFLHYGADGERRGDELAVFVQSYAPPPLMLVFGAIDFAGAVARIGRFLGYHVTVCDARPVFATTKRFPDADEVVVEWPHRYLSGVQVDSRTVICVLTHDPKFDVPLLEVALRTPATYIGAMGSRRTHEDRLARLREAGLTDDQLARLSSPIGLDIGARTPEETAVSIAAEIIAAHWGGTGSRLGSVDGPIHPGADR; this is encoded by the coding sequence ATGCGTGAGGTGATCGCCGACATTCGTCGGCTGTACGACGAGGGCGGCAGCTTCGGGCTGGCCACCGTCGTGCGGACCTGGAAGTCCGCGCCCCGCCCGGCGGGGGCGTCGATGGCGGTGTCGGCGTCCGGCGAGGCGGTCGGCAGCGTGAGCGGCGGCTGCGTCGAGGGCGCGGTCTACGACCTGGCCCAAGAGGTCATGGCCAGCGGCCGCCCGGTGCTGCAGCGGTACGGAGTGAGCGACGACGACGCGTTCGCGGTCGGGCTGACCTGCGGCGGGATCCTCGACGTGTTCGTCGAGGCGGTGTCGGAGCGGACCTGGCCGCAGCTGCCCGCGGTGATCGCCTCGATCGAGCGGCGGGAGCCGGTCGCGGTGGCCACGATCGTCGACGGGCCGGGGCGGCTGGGCGCCAAGCGGGTGGTCTGGCCGGACCGGGCTTCCGGCGAGCTCGGCTCGCAGCGGCTCGAGCACGCGGTGACGGACGACGTCCGCGGCATGCTCGAGTCCGGGCGCACCGGGTTCTTGCACTACGGCGCGGACGGCGAGCGCCGCGGCGACGAGCTGGCCGTGTTCGTCCAGTCGTACGCCCCGCCGCCGCTCATGCTGGTCTTCGGCGCGATCGACTTCGCCGGTGCGGTGGCCCGCATCGGCCGGTTTCTCGGCTACCACGTGACCGTGTGCGACGCCCGCCCGGTGTTCGCCACGACCAAGCGGTTCCCGGACGCCGACGAGGTGGTCGTGGAGTGGCCGCACCGGTACCTCAGCGGCGTGCAGGTGGACTCGCGCACGGTGATCTGCGTGCTCACCCACGACCCGAAGTTCGACGTGCCGCTGCTGGAGGTGGCGCTGCGCACCCCGGCCACCTACATCGGGGCCATGGGCAGCCGGCGCACCCACGAGGACCGGCTGGCCCGGCTGCGCGAGGCCGGGCTCACCGACGACCAGCTGGCCCGGCTGTCCTCGCCGATCGGGCTGGACATCGGCGCCCGCACCCCGGAGGAGACCGCCGTCTCGATCGCCGCCGAGATCATCGCGGCGCACTGGGGCGGCACCGGGTCGCGGCTGGGCTCGGTGGACGGGCCGATCCACCCCGGGGCGGATCGGTGA